From Erigeron canadensis isolate Cc75 chromosome 8, C_canadensis_v1, whole genome shotgun sequence, one genomic window encodes:
- the LOC122610142 gene encoding ABC transporter G family member STR2-like, with protein sequence MGHSNKATRPDMVIDIGKPMNFMGGLEFTDLTYTVMKKKKNDEGKWVKHEADLLSRITGYAPKGSITAVMGPSGAGKSTLLDGLAGRIASGSLKGKVSLDGTEMSPSLIKRTSAYIMQDDRLFPMLTVYETLMFAADFRLGSIPRADKRQRVETMIEQLGLSTARNTFIGDEGTRGVSGGERRRVSIGVDIIHGPSLLFLDEPTSGLDSTSAQSVIEKVHDIARTGSTVVLTIHQPSHRIQLLLDHLIILARGQLMYQGSPKDVGLHLTRMGRKLPKGENPIEFLIDVIQQYDQSEYGVDALAEFVLTGMKPPQLSESEMSFSTILPSPTPPPRRDKQGHDQSTSGKRLHLQTAGRADQEKDFDHSVRSPWNNSKSWSQSGILQSVKLTATSKRTPHSTSASPGYYTYSSDIIVGTPTPHSSDYTVNEDDYLTPNNAPNAAKYNHLGPKFANSFIGETWVLMRRNFINIRRTPELFMSRLVVLTIMGFMMATLFLKPDKTMQGITNRLSFFIFTVCLFFFSSNDAVPAFIQERFIFVRETSHNAYRASSYTISGLITYLPFLLLQAAVYAGITWFALTLEGPFIYFLIMLYVSLLTTNSFVVFVSSVVPNYILGYAAVIAFTALFFLFCGYFLNSHDIPPYWSWMNKVSTMTYPYEGLLINEYQRTEIFGQTLIGTNVTGIDILQSLHIYREKNPKWTKIYIMLGWAVLYRILFYIVLRFASKNQRT encoded by the exons atgggtcatagtaaTAAGGCCACCCGCCCTGACATGGTGATTGACATAGGAAagcccatgaattttatgggtGGGTTAGAGTTTACGGATCTAACGTATACAGtgatgaaaaagaagaaaaatgatgAAGGAAAATGGGTTAAACACGAAGCGGATTTGTTGAGCAGGATTACAGGTTATGCACCAAAAGGGAGTATCACTGCAGTTATGGGTCCTAGTGGTGCTGGAAAATCTACTCTCTTGGATGGGCTAGCAGGACGGATCGCTAGTGGCAGCCTCAAAGGGAAGGTGTCCTTGGATGGGACTGAGATGAGCCCAAGTTTGATCAAGAGAACTTCAGCTTACATTATGCAGGATGATAGACTCTTCCCGATGTTAACAGTTTATGAAACTTTGATGTTTGCTGCTGATTTTCGATTAGGGTCTATCCCAAGGGCTGATAAGAGGCAACGAGTAGAGACAATGATTGAGCAACTCGGGTTATCT ACAGCGAGGAATACGTTTATTGGTGATGAAGGGACTCGAGGTGTTTCAGGAGGGGAACGTCGTAGAGTATCAATAGGTGTAGATATCATCCATGGACCATCACTGCTTTTTCTAGATGAACCCACTTCAGGTTTGGACTCCACTAGTGCTCAGAGCGTGATCGAAAAGGTTCACGATATTGCCCGAACAGGAAGCACTGTGGTTCTCACCATCCACCAACCATCCCACCGAATCCAACTTCTACTTGACCACCTCATTATATTGGCCCGTGGTCAGCTCATGTACCAAGGATCCCCGAAAGATGTCGGGCTGCATCTGACCCGTATGGGTCGGAAGCTTCCTAAAGGGGAGAACCCGATTGAGTTTCTAATCGATGTGATACAACAGTATGATCAATCCGAATATGGAGTAGATGCATTGGCTGAATTTGTTCTTACTGGTATGAAGCCCCCACAACTTTCGGAAAGCGAGATGTCGTTTTCAACCATCCTTCCTTCTCCAACCCCACCTCCTCGCCGGGACAAACAGGGCCATGATCAAAGTACCTCAGGGAAACGGCTTCACTTGCAAACTGCAGGCCGGGCAGATCAAGAAAAGGACTTTGATCATAGTGTGAGAAGCCCATGGAATAATTCAAAGTCATGGAGTCAGAGTGGAATTCTGCAGTCCGTTAAACTCACTGCTACTAGTAAAAGAACCCCGCATTCTACAAG TGCATCCCCTGGATACTACACATATTCGAGCGATATTATAGTAGGAACCCCGACTCCACACAGTAGTGATTACACGGTCAATGAAGATGACTATCTCACCCCCAACAATGCACCAAATGCTGCGAAATACAACCATTTGGGTCCTAAATTTGCAAACTCTTTCATAGGAGAAACATGGGTTCTGATGCGTAGAAACTTTATAAATATCAGAAGAACCCCTGAGTTGTTTATGTCACGACTTGTGGTGTTGACCATCATGGGGTTCATGATGGCCACCTTGTTTCTTAAACCTGATAAGACCATGCAAGGCATAACTAACCGACTCAGCTTTTTCATCTTCACAGTTTGTCTATTCTTCTTCTCTTCCAATGATGCGGTTCCTGCTTTCATTCAAGAACGATTCATATTTGTACGAGAAACATCTCATAACGCGTATCGAGCCTCTTCTTACACCATTTCTGGTCTAATTACCTATTTACCCTTTCTCTTACTCCAGGCTGCAGTGTATGCCGGTATCACTTGGTTTGCCCTAACGCTAGAAGGccctttcatttattttttgatcATGCTCTATGTTTCACTACTCACTACAAATTCGTTTGTTGTGTTTGTGAGTTCAGTTGTTCCCAACTACATTCTCGGGTATGCTGCTGTTATTGCTTTTACCGCtctatttttcttgttttgtgggtattttttgAACAGCCATGATATTCCGCCTTACTGGAGCTGGATGAATAAGGTTTCAACCATGACGTACCCCTACGAAGGGCTTTTGATAAATGAGTACCAGAGGACTGAAATTTTTGGTCAGACTCTTATAGGGACAAATGTGACTGGAATTGACATTCTACAATCACTGCATATTTATCGTGAAAAAAATCCAAAATGGACCAAGATTTACATAATGTTGGGATGGGCGGTACTATATAGGATCTTGTTTTATATCGTTCTTCGTTTTGCCTCCAAGAACCAGAGAACATAA
- the LOC122611365 gene encoding probable cytosolic oligopeptidase A yields MMATSSMATRTSLIHHPLLSSTPSKLILSSFRPSVHFRHLRPSPPRRTKLFLRRISAFSPDDSNTIQNNPLLHDFDFPPFDVIDASHVRPGLRSLLNQLEDELGELEKTVEPSWTKLVEPLERIVDRLSVVWGAVNHLKAVKDNPELRSAIADVQPERITFGLKVDQSKPIYNAFKAIKESPDFATLSDARKRIVESSIKDAVLSGISLEDNEREEFNKIQQELAKLSKRFGENVLDATKKFEKLITDKKEIEGLPATALGLAAQIASSKGYEDATAENGPWMITLDGPSFMSVMQHAKNRALREEIYRAFITRASSGELDNTPIIDEILKLRLAKAKLLGYNNYAELSMATKMATVGKAQELLEKLRSASWNAAVQDMEELKQFARSQGAPEGDELAHWDITFWSERLRESKYEINEEELRPYFSLPKVMDGLFNLVKMLFDIDVVPADGLAPVWNSDVKFYCIKDSSGEPISYFYFDPYSRPSEKRGGAWMGEVFSRTRVFSDDKTPVRLPVAHMVCNQMPPVGNKPSLMTFREVETVFHEFGHALQHMLTKQDEGLVAGIRGIEWDAVELPSQFMENWCYHRDTLMSIAKHYETGECLPEDIYQKLLAARTFRAGTMSLRQLKFASLDLELHSTYVPSGPESIYDVDQRVGKKTQLIPPLPEDRFLCGFSHIFAGGYAAGYYSYKWAEVLSADAFSAFEDAGLNDDKALRDTGYRFRETVLALGGGKDPLEVFIEFRGREPSPEPLLRHNGLLQTTT; encoded by the exons ATGATGGCCACATCATCCATGGCCACACGCACATCTCTAATTCATCATCCCTTACTCTCTTCAACTCCCTCTAAACTTATTCTATCTTCTTTCCGGCCATCCGTCCATTTCCGCCACCTCCGTCCATCTCCTCCGCGTCGCACTAAACTCTTCCTCCGCCGTATCTCCGCCTTTTCTCCCGACGACTCAAACACAATCCAAAACAATCCTTTATTACATGACTTTGATTTCCCTCCCTTTGATGTTATTGATGCTTCTCATGTCCGCCCTGGCTTGCGTTCCTTACTCAACCAACTa GAGGATGAATTGGGGGAACTAGAGAAGACGGTTGAGCCGTCGTGGACGAAATTAGTTGAGCCGTTAGAGAGGATAGTTGATAGGTTGAGTGTTGTTTGGGGAGCTGTTAATCATCTCAAAGCTGTTAAGGATAATCCCGAGCTTCGTTCTGCCATCGCAGATGTTCAg CCTGAGAGAATCACATTTGGGTTGAAGGTGGATCAAAGTAAACCGATTTATAATGCTTTCAAGGCTATAAAGGAATCACCAGACTTTGCAACACTAAGTGATGCTCGTAAGCGTATAGTTGAAT CATCAATAAAGGATGCTGTTCTTAGTGGTATCTCACTTGAAGATAATGAAAGAGAAGAGTTCAATAAAATTCAACAG GAGTTGGCAAAACTTTCTAAAAGATTTGGGGAAAATGTTTTGGATGCCACTAAGAAGTTCGAAAAGTTGATAACCGATAAGAAGGAAATTGAAGGTTTGCCGGCTACCGCTCTTGGATTGGCTGCACAAATAGCCTCATCTAAG GGTTATGAAGATGCCACTGCAGAAAATGGGCCATGGATGATTACATTGGATGGGCCAAGCTTTATGTCTGTTATGCAACATGCTAAAAATCGGGCTTTGAGGGAGGAAATTTACCGAGCTTTCATAACTCGTGCTTCAAGCGGAGAGCTAGATAATACCCCAATAATTGACGAAATTCTAAAGCTTAGGCTGGCAAAAGCTAAGCTTCTTGGTTATAATAACTATGCAGAG TTAAGCATGGCTACCAAGATGGCTACAGTTGGTAAAGCACAAGAGCTTCTTGAAAAGCTGAGGAGTGCATCTTGGAATGCTGCAGTTCAAG ATATGGAAGAGCTAAAGCAATTTGCTAGAAGTCAAGGGGCTCCTGAAGGTGATGAGCTGGCACACTGGGATATTACCTTTTGGAGTGAGAGGCTACGGGAATCAAAATATGAGATAAATGag GAAGAGTTACGACCTTACTTTTCGTTGCCTAAAGTTATGGATGGCCTTTTCAACCTTGTGAAGATGCTATTTGACATTGATGTTGTACCAGCTGATGGTTTAGCACCT GTCTGGAACAGTGATGTGAAATTTTACTGCATCAAGGATTCATCAGGCGAACctatttcatatttttattttgatccaTATTCCCGTCCATCTGAAAAACGAGGGGGTGCATGGATGGGTGAAGTTTTTTCACGAACTCGTGTATTTTCTGATGACAAGACCCCTGTTAGGCTACCTGTTGCCCATATGGTATGCAATCAAATGCCACCTGTTGGAAACAAGCCAAGCTTGATGACTTTTCGTGAG GTGGAGACTGTATTCCACGAGTTTGGTCATGCACTTCAACATATGCTAACAAAACAAGACGAGGGACTTGTTGCTGGTATACGAGGCATAGAGTGGGATGCTGTTGAATTACCTTCACAATTCATGGAAAATTGGTGCTACCATAG GGATACCCTTATGAGTATTGCGAAACACTATGAAACTGGAGAATGTCTTCCTGAAGACATATATCAGAAGCTTCTTGCTGCCAGGACTTTTCGTGCTGGTACTATGAGTCTTCGCCAG cTCAAGTTTGCAAGCCTTGACTTGGAGCTACATAGTACTTATGTGCCCAGTGGACCTGAATCTATCTATGATGTTGACCAAAGGGTCGGTAAAAAAACTCAGTTGATTCCACCACTTCCAGAGGACAGGTTCCTTTGTGGTTTTAGCCATATATTTGCAG GTGGATATGCTGCTGGATATTACAGTTACAAG TGGGCAGAAGTGTTATCTGCAGATGCTTTCTCAGCGTTTGAGGATGCTGGATTAAATGATGATAAG GCATTGAGAGACACGGGATACAGGTTCCGAGAAACTGTACTTGCTCTTGGAGGCGGAAAAGATCCATTAGAG GTTTTTATTGAATTTCGAGGTCGTGAGCCTTCTCCAGAACCACTGCTCAGGCACAACGGCCTGTTACAGACAACCACATGA
- the LOC122578366 gene encoding transcription factor GTE7-like, protein MASAILYNSSKSYQNPNFTPNFTHSNFNFTTFQNPNFTHFNHISRPPHHFPPPEKPTTHIFQQPHHPPPPEKPIFRRGTKSDGRCYITFRLASFSKRELKDLKKRLVSDLHRVRILRQRVEQDLTVPKRPLPLPLPLPKETTKKQKVTVKKNVGKKSGKKGKKYNDDVAMKNCKQILGKLMKSKNGWVFNKPVDTVGMKLFDYNQIIKNPMDLGTIKKKIEKNEYNNDSFEFANDVRLTFNNAMLYNGKGSEVYVMAERLLLLFEGLFSGENVKKKSNEKVNVKVEKAVEVVRNVGEKMNKKKREMTCEEKEKLAESLLSMDLENDGMDELVKILKGKALGLKRFGNEIELDIGVIDDDTLWKLRSFVDAKKKILQADDCVVSEPNEVMEEDVDIGEEIQLTNYKSVEIEKDSSSSSSSESDSSSSGSSSDCSSGSGGEEQEANSTQNN, encoded by the exons atggCATCAGCAATATTATACAATAGTAGTAAAAGttaccaaaaccctaatttcacaCCCAATTTTACCCACAGTAACTTTAATTTCACCActtttcaaaaccctaatttcaccCATTTCAACCACATTTCTCGCCCACCCCACCATTTCCCGCCGCCGGAAAAACCAACAACCCACATTTTCCAACAACCCCACCACCCGCCGCCGCCGGAAAAACCCATTTTCCGACGAGGCACCAAGTCTGACGGCCGTTGTTACATTACTTTCCGTCTTGCCTCTTTCTCTAAAAGAGAActcaaagatttaaaaaaacgGTTAGTCTCCGATCTTCACCGGGTCCGGATCCTCCGTCAGCGGGTCGAGCAGGACTTGACGGTTCCTAAACGTCCGTTACCGTTACCGTTACCGTTACCgaaagaaacaacaaagaaaCAGAAAGTTACTGTGAAGAAGAATGTGGGGAAAAAGAGCGGTAAAAAGggtaaaaaatataatgatgACGTGGCGATGAAAAACTGTAAGCAGATATTGGGGAAATTAATGAAGTCAAAAAATGGGTGGGTTTTTAATAAACCAGTAGATACAGTTGGAATGaaattatttgattataatCAGATTATAAAAAACCCAATGGATCTTGGTACGATCAAGAAAAAGATCGAAAAGAACGAATACAACAACGATTCTTTCGAGTTTGCGAATGACGTCAGATTGACTTTCAACAATGCAATGTTGTATAATGGAAAAGGGTCTGAAGTTTATGTAATGGCAGAGAGGTTATTGTTGTTATTTGAAGGATTATTTAGTGgtgaaaatgtgaagaaaaagtCAAATGAGAAAGTCAATGTGAAAGTCGAAAAGGCGGTTGAGGTCGTTAGAAATGTGGGTGAGAAAATGAATAAGAAGAAGAGGGAGATGACGTGTGAGGAGAAGGAGAAATTGGCGGAGAGTTTGTTGAGTATGGATTTGGAGAATGATGGGATGGATGAGTTGGTGAAGATTTTGAAAGGTAAGGCTTTGGGTTTGAAACGGTTTGGGAACGAGATTGAGCTCGATATCGGGGTCATTGATGACGATACGTTGTGGAAATTGCGTAGTTTTGTTGATGCTAAGAAGAAGATTCTGCAGGCTGATGAT tgtGTAGTTAGTGAACCAAATGAGGTGATGGAAGAGGATGTTGATATAGGGGAGGAAATACAATTGACCAATTATAAAAGTGTGGAGATAGAGAAAGATAGTAGCAGTTCAAGTTCTTCTGAGAGTGATTCTTCATCAAgtg GGTCTAGTTCGGATTGTTCTTCAGGGAGTGGTGGCGAGGAACAGGAGGCGAATTCGACACAGAACAATTAA